A portion of the Streptomyces coeruleoprunus genome contains these proteins:
- a CDS encoding amidohydrolase family protein, whose product MPIIDVHAHVGRWQFHLTTGDADTNLQQMDRYGIDLQIVSASEAVVYDAVAGNAALHKTLATRPRLLGYAVVNPNRVDESAVDLRRCLDTGRFVGAKIHTHYPGRLPGSREMAAAFDVVAEAGVPLLLHTWGREVTLLPELVEARPGLRVIMGHAGGDAWREAAHAAAACDRLYLEHCRTATDAGRIDYAREAGVPVERLLFGTDATLIDPCVSLGVIRDAHFTPDELERVLWRNAAELFHLEVPHRTPHAPNSRKERDAWNAGDY is encoded by the coding sequence ATGCCGATCATCGATGTGCACGCCCATGTCGGGCGCTGGCAGTTCCATCTGACGACCGGTGACGCCGACACCAACCTCCAGCAGATGGACCGGTACGGCATCGACCTGCAGATCGTCTCCGCGTCCGAGGCGGTGGTGTACGACGCGGTCGCCGGCAACGCCGCCCTGCACAAGACCCTCGCCACCCGGCCGCGGCTGCTCGGCTACGCCGTCGTCAACCCCAACCGCGTCGACGAGAGCGCCGTCGACCTGCGCCGCTGCCTGGACACCGGCCGGTTCGTCGGCGCGAAGATCCACACCCACTACCCCGGCCGGCTCCCCGGCTCCCGCGAGATGGCCGCCGCCTTCGACGTCGTCGCCGAGGCCGGCGTACCGCTGCTCCTGCACACCTGGGGCCGCGAGGTCACCCTCCTGCCCGAGCTGGTCGAGGCCCGCCCCGGCCTGCGCGTCATCATGGGCCACGCCGGGGGCGACGCCTGGCGCGAGGCGGCGCACGCCGCGGCCGCCTGCGACCGGCTCTACCTGGAGCACTGCCGCACCGCGACCGACGCGGGCCGGATCGACTACGCCCGCGAGGCCGGAGTGCCGGTCGAGCGCCTGCTGTTCGGCACGGACGCCACCCTCATCGACCCGTGCGTGTCGCTCGGCGTGATCCGCGACGCGCACTTCACCCCCGACGAGCTGGAACGCGTCCTGTGGCGCAACGCGGCGGAGCTGTTCCACCTGGAAGTGCCGCACCGCACCCCCCACGCTCCGAACTCCCGGAAGGAGAGGGACGCATGGAACGCAGGCGACTACTGA
- a CDS encoding dihydrodipicolinate synthase family protein — protein sequence MSVTQNLTETLAARLRGTVLPAVVTPMDARGVVDHGALRGYTERIAAGPVGGVAVWAHTGRGLYLSDADRDRVLAAWRAAVDGPVVAGAGVPRAVGPVGLRDAVDATVAMAVRAAEGGADAVMVYPLAQLDGDDGAAVALHERVAEASGLPVLGFFLHGGAGGYPYPPELVARLLALPSVAGVKLATLDRAMACQDAIDAAGARDGKLVVTGEDRMFGPSLMWGADSALVGIAAARVELTAAVLSAWRAGDHAGFVRASGRLDRFAKATFYAPIEGYVQRMMWAAVWEGLLPEEAAHDPYGPVLPEAERRAVVACLEGLSKDDDGPASS from the coding sequence ATGTCCGTGACGCAGAACCTGACGGAGACTCTGGCCGCCCGGCTGCGCGGGACGGTGCTGCCCGCGGTCGTCACCCCCATGGACGCGCGGGGCGTGGTGGACCACGGCGCGCTGCGCGGTTACACGGAGCGCATCGCGGCCGGCCCGGTGGGCGGGGTCGCGGTGTGGGCGCACACGGGACGCGGCCTGTACCTGTCGGACGCGGACCGGGACCGGGTGCTGGCGGCGTGGCGGGCGGCCGTGGACGGGCCGGTGGTGGCCGGTGCGGGGGTGCCGCGCGCGGTGGGCCCGGTGGGGCTGCGGGACGCGGTGGACGCCACGGTGGCGATGGCGGTGCGGGCCGCGGAGGGCGGCGCGGACGCGGTGATGGTGTATCCGCTGGCGCAGCTCGACGGGGACGACGGGGCGGCGGTGGCGCTGCACGAGCGGGTCGCCGAGGCGTCGGGGCTGCCGGTGCTGGGGTTCTTCCTGCACGGCGGGGCGGGGGGCTATCCGTACCCGCCGGAGCTGGTGGCGCGGCTGCTGGCGCTGCCGTCGGTGGCGGGCGTCAAGCTGGCGACGCTGGACCGGGCGATGGCCTGCCAGGACGCGATCGACGCGGCCGGCGCGCGGGACGGGAAGCTGGTGGTGACGGGCGAGGACCGGATGTTCGGGCCGTCGCTGATGTGGGGCGCGGACTCGGCGCTCGTGGGGATCGCGGCCGCCCGGGTGGAGCTGACGGCGGCGGTGCTGTCGGCGTGGCGCGCCGGGGACCACGCGGGGTTCGTCCGGGCGTCGGGGCGGCTGGACCGGTTCGCGAAGGCGACCTTCTACGCGCCGATCGAGGGGTACGTGCAGCGGATGATGTGGGCGGCGGTGTGGGAGGGGCTGCTCCCGGAGGAGGCCGCGCACGACCCGTACGGGCCCGTGCTGCCGGAGGCGGAGCGGCGGGCCGTCGTCGCCTGCCTGGAGGGGCTCTCCAAGGACGACGACGGCCCAGCCAGCTCCTGA
- a CDS encoding LLM class flavin-dependent oxidoreductase has translation MRLGLYVNLYADKDDRPRLADAVEQVRLAEQAGFAWAVLGERHLHRPGYHEALTSLAYLAAHTDRIGLATAGLIAPVHHPVHLAETLAHIDVLSGGRLTAGFVLGYRPEEFTLYGTQPHERVSRFEECVDLVTRLWTEDKVTHEGRWHRVEDAFLSPRPVQSPRPRIWNGGRVPAALERTAYLCDGWTTSFNETDEELPQKIALYRAAPRGPRSLGAEVIVCREGYAAPTTQQARAALERPLRRLYDAYGDWKRTSADAARYAQPWEDIAARSVIGSTAECQDRIARYAEMGADALVLRIQPPGMPQADALKAIEGFGSLLGGGLTT, from the coding sequence ATGCGACTCGGTCTGTACGTCAACCTCTACGCCGACAAGGACGACCGGCCCCGCCTCGCCGACGCCGTCGAACAGGTGCGTCTCGCCGAACAGGCCGGGTTCGCCTGGGCCGTGCTCGGCGAGCGCCATCTGCACCGGCCCGGCTACCACGAGGCCCTCACCTCACTGGCGTACCTCGCCGCCCACACCGACCGCATCGGCCTGGCGACCGCCGGACTCATCGCCCCCGTCCACCACCCGGTCCACCTCGCCGAGACGCTCGCGCACATCGACGTCCTCTCCGGCGGCCGGCTGACCGCCGGGTTCGTCCTCGGCTACCGGCCCGAGGAGTTCACGCTCTACGGCACCCAGCCGCACGAGCGCGTGTCGCGCTTCGAGGAGTGCGTCGACCTGGTCACCCGCCTGTGGACCGAGGACAAGGTCACCCACGAGGGCCGCTGGCACCGTGTCGAGGACGCCTTCCTCTCGCCCCGCCCGGTGCAGAGCCCCCGCCCCCGTATCTGGAACGGCGGCCGCGTCCCGGCCGCGCTGGAGCGCACGGCCTACCTCTGCGACGGCTGGACCACGTCGTTCAACGAGACCGACGAGGAGCTGCCGCAGAAGATCGCCCTCTACCGGGCCGCCCCGCGCGGGCCGCGCTCCCTCGGCGCCGAGGTGATCGTCTGCCGCGAGGGGTACGCCGCCCCCACCACCCAGCAGGCACGCGCCGCGCTGGAGCGCCCGCTGCGGCGGCTGTACGACGCCTACGGCGACTGGAAGCGCACCTCCGCCGACGCCGCGCGCTACGCCCAGCCGTGGGAGGACATCGCCGCCCGATCCGTGATCGGCTCGACCGCCGAGTGCCAGGACCGGATCGCGCGCTACGCGGAGATGGGCGCCGACGCGCTGGTGCTGCGCATCCAGCCGCCCGGCATGCCGCAGGCGGACGCCCTGAAGGCCATCGAGGGGTTCGGCTCGCTGCTGGGCGGCGGCCTCACGACTTGA